A single window of Solea senegalensis isolate Sse05_10M unplaced genomic scaffold, IFAPA_SoseM_1 scf7180000013032, whole genome shotgun sequence DNA harbors:
- the fhl3a gene encoding four and a half LIM domains protein 3 produces the protein MADRFDCDNCKESLYGRKYIQSDDSPYCIPCYDSRFSNTCDECKELIGHDARELFYEDRHYHEHCFRCFRCDRSLADEPFTSQDDALLCNDCYCNEFSSKCVACDKIVMPGTRKLEYAGSTWHEGCFICHSCEEPIGSKSFIPDKDEHYCVACYEDKFAPRCTRCKKTLAKGGVTYRDEPFHKECFVCASCKTQLAGQHFTSRDDSPYCLKCFGSLYAKKCEACSKPITGFGGGKYISFEDRQWHQPCFTCSQCSVTLVGAGFFPDGERILCRDCHNNL, from the exons ATGGCCGACCGCTTTGACTGTGACAACTGCAAAGAATCGCTGTACGGCCGCAAGTACATCCAGTCAGACGACAGCCCGTACTGCATCCCCTGTTACGACAGCCGCTTCTCAAACACCTGTGATGAGTGCAAAGAACTGATCGGCCACGACGCAAGG GAGCTCTTCTATGAGGACCGGCACTATCACGAGCACTGCTTCCGCTGTTTCCGCTGCGATCGCTCGTTGGCGGACGAACCCTTCACCAGCCAGGACGACGCGTTGCTCTGCAATGACTGTTACTGTAACGAGTTCTCCTCCAAGTGCGTAGCCTGCGACAAGATCGTGATGCCAG GTACCAGGAAGCTGGAGTACGCAGGCTCTACTTGGCACGAGGGCTGCTTCATCTGTCACAGCTGCGAAGAGCCCATCGGTTCCAAGTCCTTCATCCCCGACAAGGACGAACACTACTGTGTTGCCTGCTACGAGGACAAGTTCGCCCCTCGCTGCACACGCTGTAAAAAG accCTGGCTAAAGGCGGCGTGACTTACCGGGATGAGCCGTTTCATAAGGAGTGTTTTGTGTGCGCCAGCTGTAAGACGCAGCTGGCGGGTCAACACTTCACCTCCAGAGACGACAGCCCTTACTGCCTCAAGTGCTTTGGCAGCCTGTACGCCAAGAAGTGTGAGGCCTGCAGCAAACCCATTACAG GTTTTGGAGGAGGAAAGTACATCTCATTCGAGGACCGTCAGTGGCATCAGCCATGCTTCACCTGCTCCCAGTGCTCCGTGACCCTGGTGGGCGCCGGCTTCTTCCCCGACGGGGAAAGGATCCTGTGCCGCGACTGCCACAACAACCTATAG